From a single Struthio camelus isolate bStrCam1 chromosome 31, bStrCam1.hap1, whole genome shotgun sequence genomic region:
- the RAVER1 gene encoding ribonucleoprotein PTB-binding 1 isoform X1, with protein MAAAAVSAAGAAAVPSPELPGPGPGPGPGPGPGRAPEEELPALDPAEVRSRLERSARQFRNRRKVLIRGLPADVSNQEVHDLLSDYELKYCFVDKYKGTAFVTLLNGEQAESAIKKFHLSKLRDKEISVQLQPTDALLCIANLPQLYTQQQFEELVRPFGNLERCFLVYSEKTGHSKGYGFVEYMKKDSAARAKSDLLGKQLGTRTLYVHWTDVNQLTLDLIHSKCLCVDKLPHNYTDLEELRQVFSAACAPTFCQLAYGQDGQLKGFAVLEYESAEMAEMVQQATDGLLLAGNHIRVSFCAPGPPGRSMLAALIAAQATALNRGKGLLPEPNILQILNSLGNPASLQLLLNPLLHGAVGGKQGILGAAPSMPLVTNPALSTALLQLALQNQTQAQQKPGILGDSPLSSLTHGALGLASAPAQPAGQLLGELSSGGPLAGDMAQGHVKSPILPSGNVPLASFLGPVGVERESSVMGTQVPQLTPPTVTPPALQGLTTSILGSVISGLQKPKQSENGPPASGVSLLGEPPKDFKIPLNPYLNLHSLLPANSLGGGANKAFNLKAGVLGNVSNPRISQTSMSDPLLPSPGLAGDSYAFDYQPDLGSRIFPQTRDHTGPILGGFGHSRHKISSAASPGFERGGLGPPLPPFYSGSPNSYFTSGLQAGLKQSHLNKAVGMPPVGSGDSILGLGPNSHSHSSHAKTPVGGQKRAFSHLLPSPEPSPEGCYVGQHSQGLGGHYADSYLKRKRIF; from the exons atggcggcggcggcggtgtcgGCGGCGGGTGCCGCGGCGGTGCCGAGCCCGGAGctgccgggaccggggccggggccggggccggggccggggccgggtcgcgCCCCCGAGGAGGAGCTGCCCGCGCTCGACCCGGCCGAGGTGCGGAGTCGCCTGGAGCGCAGCGCCCGGCAGTTCCGCAACCGCCGCAAGGTGCTGATCCGTGGGCTGCCGGCCGACGTGAGCAACCag GAAGTTCACGATCTGCTGAGCGACTACGAACTTAAATACTGCTTTGTGGACAAATACAAAGGGACTG CATTTGTCACCCTGCTCAACGGGGAGCAGGCGGAGTCCGCCATCAAGAAATTCCACCTGAGCAAACTCCGGGACAAGGAGATCTCGGTGCAGCTGCAGCCCACGGACGCACTGCTGTGTATTGCCAACCTCCCGCAGCTCTACACGCAGCAGCAGTTTGAGGAGCTGGTCCGGCCCTTTGGGAACCTGGAGCGCTGCTTCCTCGTTTACAGCGAGAAGACGGGACACTCCAAAGGCTATGGCTTTGTGGAATACATGAAGAAAGATTctgcggccagagcaaaatctgacCTACTGGGCAAGCAGCTGGGCACACGGACTCTGTACGTTCACTGGACGGATGTCAACCAGCTGACGCTAGACCTCATCCATTCCAAGTGCTTGTGCGTGGATAAGCTGCCCCATAACTACACGGACCTCGAGGAGCTGAGGCAGGTCTTCTCTGCAGCCTGTGCGCCGACGTTTTGTCAG CTGGCGTACGGTCAGGATGGCCAGCTGAAAGGCTTTGCGGTCCTGGAGTACGAGTCAGCAGAGATGGCAGAGATGGTCCAGCAGGCTACAGATGGTTTGCTGCTCGCTGGGAACCACATCCGAGTCTCCTTCTGTGCCCCTGGCCCTCCTGGGCGCAGCATGTTGGCCGCACTGATCGCTGCGCAGGCGACG gcaCTGAATCGTGGGAAAGGGCTCCTGCCCGAGCCAAATATCCTTCAGATTCTCAACAGTCTGGGAAATCCTGCttccctccagctgctgctcaacCCCCTGCTTCATGGAGCTGTTGGAGGAAAACAGG GGATCCTTGGTGCTGCTCCATCCATGCCCCTCGTGACCAATCCAGCCCTCTCCACGGCTCTCCTCCAGCTCGCGCTGCAGAACCAAACCCAGGCTCAGCAG AAGCCCGGGATCCTGGGCGACTCTCCTCTGAGCTCCCTGACGCACGGCGCCCTGGGCTTGGCGAGTGCCCCGGCCCAGCCGGCCGGCCAGCTCCTGGGAGAGCTCTCCTCAG GCGGCCCCTTGGCTGGTGATATGGCACAGGGACATGTGAAATCACCTATATTGCCTTCTGGAAATGTGCCCCTGGCATCTTTCCTGGGACCCGTGGGGGTCGAGCGCGAGAGCTCTGTGATGGGCACACAGGTGCCCCAGCTGACCCCTCCGACAGTAACTCCACCTGCCCTGCAAGGCCTCACCACCTCCATTCTGGGATCTGTCATCAGCGGCCTCCAGAAACCAAAGCAGAGTGAGAACGGGCCTCCTGCATCTGGG GTCTCGCTGCTGGGGGAGCCACCCAAAGACTTCAAGATTCCTCTCAACCCTTACCTAAACCTGCACAGTCTCCTTCCGGCAAACAGCCTCGGAG GTGGTGCCAACAAAGCGTTTAATCTGAAGGCTGGAGTGCTCGGAAACGTCTCCAACCCCAGGATTTCGCAGACTTCCATGTCCGACCCATTGCTCCCCTCCcctgggctggcaggagacagctATGCCTTTGACTACCAGCCG GACTTGGGATCTCGAATTTTTCCCCAGACGAGAGACCACACTGGGCCCATTCTGGGTGGCTTTGGGCACAGCAGGCACAAG ATCTCATCAGCCGCGTCTCCGGGGTTCGAGCGAGGTGGCTTGGGGCCGCCCCTGCCACCCTTCTACTCAGGATCTCCCAATTCGTACTTCACCAGTGGCCTTCAAGCTGGGCTTAAGCAGAGTCACCTGAACAAG gCTGTTGGGATGCCACCAGTGGGCTCTGGAGACAGTATCCTGGGCTTAGGACCAAACAGTCACTCGCACAGCTCCCATGCCAAG ACCCCTGTTGGCGGCCAGAAGCGGGCCTTCTCCCACCTGCTGCCGTCGCCGGAGCCCAGCCCCGAGGGCTGCTACGTGGGGCAGCACTCGCAGGGCCTCGGAGGGCATTACGCAGACTCCTACCTGAAGCGGAAGAGGATATTTTAA
- the RAVER1 gene encoding ribonucleoprotein PTB-binding 1 isoform X2, translating to MAAAAVSAAGAAAVPSPELPGPGPGPGPGPGPGRAPEEELPALDPAEVRSRLERSARQFRNRRKVLIRGLPADVSNQEVHDLLSDYELKYCFVDKYKGTAFVTLLNGEQAESAIKKFHLSKLRDKEISVQLQPTDALLCIANLPQLYTQQQFEELVRPFGNLERCFLVYSEKTGHSKGYGFVEYMKKDSAARAKSDLLGKQLGTRTLYVHWTDVNQLTLDLIHSKCLCVDKLPHNYTDLEELRQVFSAACAPTFCQLAYGQDGQLKGFAVLEYESAEMAEMVQQATDGLLLAGNHIRVSFCAPGPPGRSMLAALIAAQATALNRGKGLLPEPNILQILNSLGNPASLQLLLNPLLHGAVGGKQGILGAAPSMPLVTNPALSTALLQLALQNQTQAQQPGILGDSPLSSLTHGALGLASAPAQPAGQLLGELSSGGPLAGDMAQGHVKSPILPSGNVPLASFLGPVGVERESSVMGTQVPQLTPPTVTPPALQGLTTSILGSVISGLQKPKQSENGPPASGVSLLGEPPKDFKIPLNPYLNLHSLLPANSLGGGANKAFNLKAGVLGNVSNPRISQTSMSDPLLPSPGLAGDSYAFDYQPDLGSRIFPQTRDHTGPILGGFGHSRHKISSAASPGFERGGLGPPLPPFYSGSPNSYFTSGLQAGLKQSHLNKAVGMPPVGSGDSILGLGPNSHSHSSHAKTPVGGQKRAFSHLLPSPEPSPEGCYVGQHSQGLGGHYADSYLKRKRIF from the exons atggcggcggcggcggtgtcgGCGGCGGGTGCCGCGGCGGTGCCGAGCCCGGAGctgccgggaccggggccggggccggggccggggccggggccgggtcgcgCCCCCGAGGAGGAGCTGCCCGCGCTCGACCCGGCCGAGGTGCGGAGTCGCCTGGAGCGCAGCGCCCGGCAGTTCCGCAACCGCCGCAAGGTGCTGATCCGTGGGCTGCCGGCCGACGTGAGCAACCag GAAGTTCACGATCTGCTGAGCGACTACGAACTTAAATACTGCTTTGTGGACAAATACAAAGGGACTG CATTTGTCACCCTGCTCAACGGGGAGCAGGCGGAGTCCGCCATCAAGAAATTCCACCTGAGCAAACTCCGGGACAAGGAGATCTCGGTGCAGCTGCAGCCCACGGACGCACTGCTGTGTATTGCCAACCTCCCGCAGCTCTACACGCAGCAGCAGTTTGAGGAGCTGGTCCGGCCCTTTGGGAACCTGGAGCGCTGCTTCCTCGTTTACAGCGAGAAGACGGGACACTCCAAAGGCTATGGCTTTGTGGAATACATGAAGAAAGATTctgcggccagagcaaaatctgacCTACTGGGCAAGCAGCTGGGCACACGGACTCTGTACGTTCACTGGACGGATGTCAACCAGCTGACGCTAGACCTCATCCATTCCAAGTGCTTGTGCGTGGATAAGCTGCCCCATAACTACACGGACCTCGAGGAGCTGAGGCAGGTCTTCTCTGCAGCCTGTGCGCCGACGTTTTGTCAG CTGGCGTACGGTCAGGATGGCCAGCTGAAAGGCTTTGCGGTCCTGGAGTACGAGTCAGCAGAGATGGCAGAGATGGTCCAGCAGGCTACAGATGGTTTGCTGCTCGCTGGGAACCACATCCGAGTCTCCTTCTGTGCCCCTGGCCCTCCTGGGCGCAGCATGTTGGCCGCACTGATCGCTGCGCAGGCGACG gcaCTGAATCGTGGGAAAGGGCTCCTGCCCGAGCCAAATATCCTTCAGATTCTCAACAGTCTGGGAAATCCTGCttccctccagctgctgctcaacCCCCTGCTTCATGGAGCTGTTGGAGGAAAACAGG GGATCCTTGGTGCTGCTCCATCCATGCCCCTCGTGACCAATCCAGCCCTCTCCACGGCTCTCCTCCAGCTCGCGCTGCAGAACCAAACCCAGGCTCAGCAG CCCGGGATCCTGGGCGACTCTCCTCTGAGCTCCCTGACGCACGGCGCCCTGGGCTTGGCGAGTGCCCCGGCCCAGCCGGCCGGCCAGCTCCTGGGAGAGCTCTCCTCAG GCGGCCCCTTGGCTGGTGATATGGCACAGGGACATGTGAAATCACCTATATTGCCTTCTGGAAATGTGCCCCTGGCATCTTTCCTGGGACCCGTGGGGGTCGAGCGCGAGAGCTCTGTGATGGGCACACAGGTGCCCCAGCTGACCCCTCCGACAGTAACTCCACCTGCCCTGCAAGGCCTCACCACCTCCATTCTGGGATCTGTCATCAGCGGCCTCCAGAAACCAAAGCAGAGTGAGAACGGGCCTCCTGCATCTGGG GTCTCGCTGCTGGGGGAGCCACCCAAAGACTTCAAGATTCCTCTCAACCCTTACCTAAACCTGCACAGTCTCCTTCCGGCAAACAGCCTCGGAG GTGGTGCCAACAAAGCGTTTAATCTGAAGGCTGGAGTGCTCGGAAACGTCTCCAACCCCAGGATTTCGCAGACTTCCATGTCCGACCCATTGCTCCCCTCCcctgggctggcaggagacagctATGCCTTTGACTACCAGCCG GACTTGGGATCTCGAATTTTTCCCCAGACGAGAGACCACACTGGGCCCATTCTGGGTGGCTTTGGGCACAGCAGGCACAAG ATCTCATCAGCCGCGTCTCCGGGGTTCGAGCGAGGTGGCTTGGGGCCGCCCCTGCCACCCTTCTACTCAGGATCTCCCAATTCGTACTTCACCAGTGGCCTTCAAGCTGGGCTTAAGCAGAGTCACCTGAACAAG gCTGTTGGGATGCCACCAGTGGGCTCTGGAGACAGTATCCTGGGCTTAGGACCAAACAGTCACTCGCACAGCTCCCATGCCAAG ACCCCTGTTGGCGGCCAGAAGCGGGCCTTCTCCCACCTGCTGCCGTCGCCGGAGCCCAGCCCCGAGGGCTGCTACGTGGGGCAGCACTCGCAGGGCCTCGGAGGGCATTACGCAGACTCCTACCTGAAGCGGAAGAGGATATTTTAA
- the FDX2 gene encoding ferredoxin-2, mitochondrial — protein sequence MAASMAAAGGGAVTRRLLRGAARGLRGAGGGGGGSGAAAEPEPQPEPEPEPAGAVVNVIFVDRAGRRVPVRGRVGDNVLHLAQRHGLELEGACEASLACSTCHVYVSQPHLERLPAPDEREDDLLDMAPLLQENSRLGCQVVLTPELEGAEFTLPKVTRNFYVDGHVPKPH from the exons ATGGCGGcctccatggcggcggcgggcggcggcgccgtgacgcggcggctgctgcggggggcggcgcggggcctgcgcggggccggcggcggcggcggcggcagcggggcggcggcggagccggagccgcagccggagccggagccggagccggcgggTGCCGT ggtgaACGTGATCTTCGTGGACCGCGCGGGCCGCCGCGTCCCGGTGCGCGGCCGCGTCGGGGACAACGTGCTGCACCTGGCGCAGCGGCACGGGCTGGAGCTGGAGG GCGCCTGCGAGGCCTCGCTGGCCTGTTCCACCTGCCACGTCTACGTCAGCCAGCCCCACCTGGAGCGGCTCCCGGCCCCCGACGAGCG GGAGGACGACCTGCTGGACATGGCGCCGCTGCTGCAGGAGAACTCGCGCCTGGGCTGCCAGGTGGTGCTGACGCCGGAGCTGGAGGGGGCCGAGTTCACCCTCCCCAAGGTCACCCGCAACTTCTACGTGGATGGCCACGTCCCCAAGCCCCACTGA
- the LOC138063033 gene encoding intercellular adhesion molecule 1-like — protein MRSSALLPALCALCALAGQLQAFEVSIEPAVLLVEHGSSIRLKCKTTCPDPAAKGNLETSIRKHDFQSGPGEMSVELINITEWRSSVLCSYTCSGIRKTESAELVTYRALEQPVLELVPWMEEGESRNLTCWVPEVAPVRNLTVTLRRGAEILHTHTFQNDTHVSPVHVPLTWEVTARRQHHGLNVTCQAVLSLEPHGPRFSRTAAPVTLAVYDFPADPELGPEMHLEVNETANATCTIHTLFPAARFALSLDGRPLPVSVSEDGRRAVAELSLPQPGAFGLVCAGQVGPRERRAQTTVHVYSFPAPQLHVSTAGPAAGETVAVQCTLPAGHSPQIQLRLRSEARLLTSWSTSPLHWALAAHEEDNGIEIVCEAKLPAGGKVPKTSAPVRLSITYKPRLDEAGCPQQQRWTEGQEAALRCSARGNPPPSVACARDGQPFPVAVLQPATRAHAGSYRCWATNRLGTAERTVTVLVEHHDPPVLLAVLLAAAVLAVLALTGAAYGIYYRKKKIRQYKLQEKQRQLELQALAGSSAKAAPNGSAPAAEPLNSPPPLRQPECLSRRGRVLLQPGCWPGSCSEPAARSFGASRKGWGIPTAAARTPSMRTGPLLHPFPSWHHSPTVGTRPGRSPWPRPRCRPPAAMPRHGRPALALALAVALLALRGRVAPEPTSSPFAVAVAGPTAVPYGSTVLVNCSTTCPEAAARGLETSLAKRETRRGPGWLVVQLLNVTEPSTHLVCYFTCFGQRKVAPLTVVAYRFPDPRLALSSPNASLRQPVAAECSSAPSQPPGLLLHLRSSRGAQESGKEGRVRLELMAGEEDDGLEFVCEAELPVGNRTLRKSSAPATLSVTYEPRLDEAGCPQQQRWTEGQEAALRCSARGNPPPSVACARDGQPFPVAVLQPATRAHAGSYRCWATNRLGTAERTVAVLVEHHDRPVLLAVLLAAAVLAVLALTGAAYGIYYRKKKIGQYKLQEKQRPLELQALAGSSAKAAPNGSAPAAEP, from the exons GGCAGCTGCAGGCCTTCGAGGTGTCCATCGagccggcggtgctgctggtggagcaCGGCAGCTCCATCCGGCTCAAGTGCAAGACCACGTGCCCGGACCCGGCCGCGAAGGGCAACCTGGAGACGTCCATCCGCAAACACGATTTCCAGTCCGGCCCCGGCGAGATGTCGGTGGAGCTCATCAACATCACCGAGTGGCGCTCCAGCGTCCTCTGCTCCTACACCTGCAGCGGCATCAGGAAGACCGAGTCGGCCGAGCTCGTCACCTACC GCGCCCTGGAGCagccggtgctggagctggtgccgTGGATGGAGGAGGGCGAGAGCCGCAACCTGACGTGCTGGGTGCCCGAGGTGGCTCCCGTCAGGAACCTGACCGTCACCCTGCGTCGGGGCGCCGAGATCCTGCACACCCACACCTTCCAGAATGACACCCACGTCAGCCCCGTCCACGTGCCCCTGACCTGGGAGGTCACGGCTCGGCGCCAGCACCACGGGCTGAACGTCACCTGCCAGGCAGTGCTGAGCCTGGAGCCCCACGGGCCCCGCTTCTCCCGCACCGCCGCCCCCGTCACGCTGGCCGTCTACG ATTTCCCAGCAGACCCCGAGCTGGGCCCCGAAATGCACCTGGAAGTCAACGAGACGGCCAACGCCACCTGCACCATCCACACTCTCTTCCCGGCGGCGCGCTTTGCGCTCTCCCTGGACGGCCGCCCGCTGCCAGTCTCCGTCTCCGAGGACGGGCGCCGGGCCGTGGCTGAACTCTCCCTGCCGCAGCCGGGAGCCTTCGGGCTGGTTTGCGCCGGGCAGGTGGGACCCAGGGAGCGGCGGGCGCAGACCACGGTCCACGTCTACA GTTTCCCGGCGCCGCAGCTGCACGTGAGcacggccggcccggccgcaggcgAGACGGTGGCGGTGCAATGCACGCTGCCCGCCGGCCACTCGCCCCAGATCCAGCTGCGACTCCGCAGCGAGGCTCGCCTGCTGACGTCCTGGAGCACATCACCACTGCACTGGGCCCTGGCCGCCCACGAGGAGGACAACGGCATCGAGATCGTCTGCGAAGCCAAGCTGCCCGCCGGCGGCAAGGTGCCCAAGACCAGCGCGCCCGTCCGGCTCTCCATCACCT ACAAGCCCCGCCTGGACGAGGCTGGctgcccccagcagcagcgctggaccgaggggcaggaggcggcgctgCGCTGCTCGGCCCGCGGCAACCCGCCGCCCAGCGTGGCGTGCGCCAGGGATGGGCAGCCCTTCCCCGTGGCCgtgctgcagccagccacacgCGCCCACGCCGGCTCCTACCGCTGCTGGGCCACCAACCGGCTGGGCACCGCCGAGCGCACCGTGACCGTGCTGGTGGAGC ACCACGACCCCCCCGTGCTGCTGGCGGTGCTGCTGGCCGCGGCCGTGCTGGCCGTGCTGGCCCTGACCGGGGCCGCCTATGGCATCTACTACCGCAAGAAGAAGATCCGGCAGTACAAGCTGCAGGAGAAGCAgcggcagctggagctgcaggccCTGGCCGGGTCTTCGGCCAAGGCTGCTCCCAACGGGTcggcgccggcggccgagcc ATTAAACTCCCCTCCGCCGCTCCGCCagcccgagtgcctttcgcgccGGGGCCGGGTGCTGCTCCAGCCGGGCTGCTGGCCAGGAAGCTGCTCGGAGCCGGCTGCTCGCAGCTTCGGGGCGAGCAGGAAGGGCTGGGGGATCCCCACGGCGGCGGCTCGCACGCCGAGCATGCGCACTGGGCCGCTGCTGCACCCGTTTCCTTCCTGGCACCATTCGCCCACCGTGGGAAcgcggccgggccggagcccctggccccgtccccgctgccggccccccgccgcgatGCCCCGGCACGGCCGCCCGGCCCTCGCCCTGGCCCTCGCCGTGGCGCTCCTGGCCCTGCGCG GCCGCGTGGCGCCGGAGCCCACCAGCAGCCCCTTCGCGGTGGCGGTGGCAGGGCCGACGGCGGTGCCTTACGGCAGCACCGTCCTGGTCAACTGCTCCACCACGTGCCCCGAGGCGGCGGCCAGAGGCCTGGAGACGTCGCTGGCCAAGAGGGAAacgcgccgggggccgggctggctggTGGTGCAGCTCCTCAACGTCACCGAGCCCAGCACCCACCTCGTCTGCTACTTCACCTGCTTCGGCCAGAGGAAGGTGGCGCCCCTCACCGTGGTGGCGTACC gcttCCCCGACCCGCGCCTGGCCCTCAGCTCGCCCAACGCCTCCCTGCGCCAGCCTGTGGCCGCCGAATGCTCCTCGGCGCCCAGCCagccgcccgggctgctgctgcacctccgcagcagccgcggggcccaggagtccgggaaggaGGGCCGGGTCCGCCTGGAGCTGATGGCCGGCGAGGAGGACGACGGGCTGGAGTTTGTCTGTGAAGCAGAGCTGCCCGTGGGCAACCGGACGCTGCGCAAGAGCTCGGCCCCGGCCACGCTCAGTGTCACCT ACGAGCCCCGCCTGGACGAGGCTGGctgcccccagcagcagcgctggaccgaggggcaggaggcggcgctgCGCTGCTCGGCCCGCGGCAACCCGCCGCCCAGCGTGGCGTGCGCCAGGGATGGGCAGCCCTTCCCCGTGGCCGTGCTGCAGCCGGCCACGCGCGCCCACGCCGGCTCCTACCGCTGCTGGGCCACCAACCGGCTGGGCACCGCCGAGCGCACCGTGGCCGTGCTGGTGGAGC ACCACGACCGCCCCGTGCTGCTGGCGGTGCTGCTGGCCGCGGCCGTGCTGGCCGTGCTGGCCCTGACCGGGGCCGCCTATGGCATCTACTACCGCAAGAAGAAGATCGGGCAGTACAAGCTGCAGGAGAAGCAGCGGCCGCTGGAGCTGCAGGCCCTGGCCGGGTCTTCGGCCAAGGCTGCTCCCAACGGGTcggcgccggcggccgagccGTAG